One segment of Papaver somniferum cultivar HN1 unplaced genomic scaffold, ASM357369v1 unplaced-scaffold_137, whole genome shotgun sequence DNA contains the following:
- the LOC113335033 gene encoding pollen-specific leucine-rich repeat extensin-like protein 3, whose amino-acid sequence MYTSPFLFLSLPLHFLSHHFISFHTLLHHYPVFAPKMAKTFQILLSMMLLHLIYASTAKAARLTVTNKEQIECTLCDACENPCQPPITYASPPPPPTPSPPPPTPTNDCPPPPSQSTPTYYYSPPPPSNNPTPTYTYSSPPPPGQAIGGLAKPPPNGYSLYPGPPPPNPIVPYFPFYYHAPPPPQFSSANLIAIKNCFSLISIVSVTICYF is encoded by the coding sequence ATGTACACATCCCCatttctcttcctttctcttcctCTTCACTTTCTCTCTCACCACTTTATTTCATTTCACACTCTCCTCCACCACTACCCAGTTTTTGCCCCCAAAATGGCAAAGACCTTCCAAATTCTACTCTCAATGATGCTTCTTCACTTGATTTACGCTTCTACTGCGAAGGCGGCAAGGCTAACTGTCACGAATAAGGAGCAGATAGAGTGTACGCTGTGTGACGCTTGCGAGAACCCGTGTCAACCACCTATAACTTatgcatctccaccaccaccaccaacaccttcaCCACCTCCGCCCACACCAACAAACGATTGTCCACCACCGCCGTCTCAAAGTACTCCAACATATTACTACTCACCGCCACCTCCATCAAATAATCCAACTCCAACTTACACTTactcttcaccaccaccaccaggtcAAGCTATAGGTGGATTAGCCAAACCACCACCTAATGGTTATAGCTTATATCCTGGACCACCACCACCTAATCCGATCGTACCTTACTTTCCATTTTACTATCATGCTCCTCCGCCACCTCAATTCTCTTCAGCAAATTTGATTGCAATCAAAAACTGTTTTTCATTGATATCTATTGTTTCGGTTACTATTTGCTATTTTTAG